A window of Cohnella herbarum contains these coding sequences:
- a CDS encoding FAD-binding oxidoreductase, with translation MLNHSSKGRTRLTGRIVVPGDPAYPKARLEFNRRVNKFPRVIVFCRSVRDVVNAVKWAREREVRIRVRSGRHSYEGFSTLNGGIVIDVSPMRKVSIDRHKRIATVQTGIPLGMLYSKLWTKRLAIPAGTAPDVGVAGLALGGGIGLLSRKYGLTCDSLKSVEMVVASGTNSAKRIVADNNRNADLLWASRGGGGGNFGIATSFKFRVKPIRDVAIYRILWPWKDLEAAYSAWQAWFPTVTDRLTTTIDLQSRQEGKIESTGQLLGSADELKRLIQPLLRAGTPIEVSVRTVPFIKAVEFFAESDLNLAPKFKISGTYAFKPLPPEGIRVLRRFLANAPNRHASVWSQSLAGAVARIPPTATAYVHRQARNILELSSRWFKDEEAARNADWVHRLRQALKPYTRGDYVNFPDLSIRDWQQAYYGVNFKRLTRIKRKYDPRNVFRFAQSIPPATAPRTALRKGSTR, from the coding sequence ATTCTGAACCATTCTTCGAAGGGGAGGACCCGGTTAACGGGACGGATCGTCGTGCCGGGGGATCCCGCATATCCGAAAGCGAGACTGGAATTTAATCGGCGCGTTAACAAATTTCCTCGCGTTATCGTGTTCTGTCGGAGCGTGCGCGATGTCGTGAATGCGGTAAAGTGGGCCCGGGAGAGGGAAGTTCGGATCCGGGTTCGCAGCGGGAGGCACAGCTACGAAGGATTCTCCACTTTAAATGGCGGGATCGTCATCGACGTAAGTCCGATGCGGAAGGTTTCCATAGATCGGCATAAGCGGATAGCGACGGTGCAGACCGGCATCCCTTTGGGGATGTTGTACAGCAAGCTATGGACCAAAAGATTGGCGATTCCGGCAGGCACGGCGCCGGATGTCGGCGTGGCCGGTCTTGCGTTAGGCGGAGGAATCGGCCTGCTTTCCCGCAAATACGGACTAACTTGCGACAGCTTGAAGTCGGTCGAAATGGTTGTCGCTTCCGGAACGAATAGCGCCAAACGAATCGTCGCCGACAACAACCGGAACGCGGATCTGCTTTGGGCGTCGAGAGGAGGCGGTGGGGGCAACTTCGGTATTGCGACCTCGTTCAAGTTCCGGGTAAAGCCTATTCGCGACGTTGCGATCTACCGGATCTTATGGCCGTGGAAAGATCTCGAAGCCGCGTACTCCGCTTGGCAGGCATGGTTTCCGACGGTCACCGACCGATTGACTACGACGATCGACCTCCAATCGAGACAGGAGGGCAAAATCGAATCCACGGGTCAGTTGCTCGGTTCAGCGGATGAACTGAAACGTCTCATCCAGCCGTTATTGCGAGCCGGAACTCCGATCGAGGTGAGCGTCCGCACGGTTCCTTTTATCAAAGCCGTCGAATTTTTTGCCGAGTCCGATCTGAACTTAGCTCCGAAATTCAAAATATCGGGAACCTACGCGTTCAAGCCGCTGCCTCCGGAAGGGATTCGCGTGTTGCGGCGGTTCTTGGCTAACGCACCCAATCGTCATGCGTCGGTATGGTCTCAATCGTTGGCGGGCGCGGTGGCTCGTATTCCTCCTACCGCTACGGCATACGTGCATCGCCAAGCGCGCAACATTCTGGAGTTGTCGTCCAGATGGTTTAAGGACGAGGAAGCCGCGCGCAACGCCGACTGGGTTCACAGGCTCCGGCAAGCATTGAAGCCTTACACCAGAGGCGATTATGTTAATTTTCCCGACTTGTCGATTCGAGACTGGCAGCAAGCTTATTACGGGGTGAACTTCAAACGCCTCACGAGAATAAAACGCAAATACGATCCCCGCAACGTGTTTCGGTTTGCGCAGAGCATTCCGCCTGCAACCGCGCCGAGAACTGCTTTGAGGAAAGGCTCTACCCGCTAG
- a CDS encoding EAL domain-containing protein: MAQGTRIGVIAPHLDGEYYGRLLPFIHDAVRERQSQLFAVQVADEYLGITALEEPIAFELVDAWILILPSASASFLELLGNSDKPFVCVGFQSPYPNGHSVLVENRGSMKAAVNHLVDHGHKAIAFVGNTEQYDLHQRYLGYRDALEQNGLPFDERLLVLTNDNLLEGGVYGAEKLLQSGGAFTAVVAGTDLNALGVIDCLQTRGYSVPGDYAVIGFDDIHQAAVNYPSLTTVRQPFEAMGREAVRRVFELLDGKRLNETEVLIPAQFIVRSSCACAERTQFASAEEFDHYLQNLSQLRLSLHNITINNYQMTRGLIIATKEEKIHISDLFWNLSHWGCLALWETDDEGHRHLVVRQVFSKKGDPLPPEGKKYQLHDFPPIDFLPPETRPGGKDVVILHPVKSELQNWGYIALAGPLDSLNNFVANDLSRHSFTILAVALERELLFHQIRSIAEKLEIVSRTTNDGIWDWDLETNKIDWNIRAHKILSGSTADLSNAPRSFLKLVHREDRQAVRTAFGKSRRKEHPIQLEFRIRGLDEQYIWVFLAGDIVWDDKGNATRIIGSLTDITEKKANEARITQLAYQDALTGLPNRLLFKDQLKNAMEDRLRDGKKLAVMMIDLDRFKIVNDTLGHQTGDLLLQHAARALKECVGENDIIARLGGDEFIVLLSPIEGVEDVRRVADRMLRLLKQPFILEGQEFYLSASIGACMYPCDGTDVDSLIRFADLAMYHTKENGGNRLGIYTPALSSKRVERFNMENGLRYALERNELTLNFQPQVSLVTGKVYGAETLLRWNSPDGTTIQPGEFIPLAEETGLIVPIGQWVLEQACVECKRWIHAGMPSLVISVNISALQFQQDDFPEIVRNVLRNTGIEPFNLCLEITEHTAVQNLEHSIRMLGELVSIGVKIAIDDFGIGQSSLLWLKKLPVHIVKIDPSFILNMIEDSDDDAIAKAVIEMSHSLGLSVTAEGVETERQLERLQQLQCDRIQGFFTGRPMTSDQFIAYFLEISSWMNE; the protein is encoded by the coding sequence ATGGCTCAAGGTACTCGAATCGGTGTGATCGCTCCGCACCTGGATGGGGAATATTACGGACGTCTGCTTCCCTTCATTCACGATGCGGTTAGAGAGAGGCAATCCCAGCTATTCGCGGTACAGGTCGCGGACGAGTATCTCGGCATAACGGCGTTGGAAGAGCCGATCGCGTTCGAACTCGTCGATGCATGGATTTTGATCTTGCCTTCTGCAAGCGCTTCGTTTCTTGAGTTGCTAGGAAACAGCGACAAGCCCTTCGTCTGCGTCGGATTTCAATCTCCTTACCCGAACGGTCATTCCGTCCTTGTAGAGAATCGCGGTAGCATGAAAGCCGCCGTCAACCATCTCGTCGATCACGGACATAAGGCGATAGCCTTCGTCGGGAATACGGAACAGTACGACTTGCATCAACGGTATTTAGGATACCGGGATGCGCTGGAGCAGAACGGACTGCCTTTCGATGAACGCCTGCTCGTCCTGACGAACGATAACTTATTGGAAGGCGGAGTATACGGGGCGGAGAAACTGCTTCAGAGCGGGGGGGCTTTTACCGCCGTTGTCGCAGGGACGGACTTGAACGCTCTCGGGGTGATCGACTGTCTGCAGACGAGAGGCTATTCCGTTCCGGGGGATTATGCGGTCATCGGCTTCGACGACATTCATCAAGCCGCGGTGAATTATCCTTCGTTAACGACGGTGCGGCAGCCTTTCGAGGCCATGGGAAGAGAAGCCGTTCGCAGAGTATTCGAATTGCTGGATGGCAAGCGGTTGAACGAGACGGAAGTGCTCATTCCCGCTCAATTTATCGTCAGGTCCTCGTGCGCCTGCGCGGAGAGAACGCAATTCGCTTCGGCGGAAGAGTTCGATCATTATTTGCAAAATCTGTCCCAGCTTCGCCTTTCCCTACATAATATTACGATAAATAACTACCAGATGACCCGGGGATTAATCATAGCGACCAAAGAAGAGAAAATTCATATTTCCGACTTGTTCTGGAACCTGTCTCATTGGGGCTGCTTGGCTCTGTGGGAAACGGATGATGAAGGCCACAGACATTTGGTCGTCAGGCAGGTGTTCAGCAAGAAGGGGGATCCGCTGCCTCCCGAAGGGAAGAAGTACCAGTTGCACGATTTTCCGCCCATTGATTTTCTTCCTCCCGAAACAAGGCCCGGAGGCAAGGACGTCGTTATTTTGCATCCGGTCAAATCCGAGCTTCAGAATTGGGGATACATCGCTCTGGCAGGTCCTTTGGATTCGTTGAACAATTTCGTTGCCAACGATCTATCCCGCCATAGCTTTACGATACTGGCGGTCGCGTTGGAACGCGAGTTGCTCTTTCATCAGATTCGCTCGATCGCGGAGAAGCTAGAGATCGTCTCGAGAACGACGAACGACGGCATATGGGACTGGGACTTGGAGACGAACAAGATCGACTGGAACATTCGGGCGCACAAAATATTAAGCGGCTCGACCGCCGATCTATCGAATGCCCCGCGGTCGTTCTTGAAGTTAGTCCACAGGGAGGATCGGCAAGCGGTTCGGACGGCTTTCGGCAAGTCGCGGAGGAAGGAGCATCCGATTCAACTGGAGTTCCGGATTCGGGGGCTGGACGAGCAATATATTTGGGTTTTCCTCGCCGGAGATATCGTTTGGGATGACAAAGGGAACGCGACCCGGATTATCGGATCGTTAACGGATATTACGGAGAAAAAGGCGAACGAAGCCAGAATCACGCAGTTGGCTTACCAAGATGCTCTCACCGGGCTGCCGAATCGCCTCTTGTTCAAGGATCAATTGAAGAACGCGATGGAGGATCGTTTAAGAGACGGGAAGAAGCTTGCCGTTATGATGATCGATCTGGATCGCTTCAAGATCGTCAACGATACTCTCGGTCACCAGACCGGGGATTTGCTCCTGCAGCATGCTGCGCGAGCGCTGAAAGAATGCGTTGGAGAGAACGATATTATCGCCAGGTTAGGCGGGGACGAATTCATAGTTCTGTTGTCTCCGATCGAAGGGGTAGAGGACGTCAGGCGGGTAGCCGACCGAATGCTCCGGCTGCTTAAACAGCCGTTCATACTGGAGGGGCAAGAGTTCTACTTGTCCGCCAGCATCGGTGCCTGCATGTATCCTTGCGACGGTACGGACGTTGATTCCTTAATCAGGTTTGCCGATTTAGCCATGTATCACACGAAAGAAAACGGAGGCAATCGCCTCGGAATTTATACCCCGGCATTAAGCTCGAAGCGGGTAGAAAGGTTTAATATGGAAAATGGATTAAGGTACGCGCTGGAACGGAATGAACTTACGTTGAATTTTCAACCTCAAGTGTCCCTCGTCACGGGGAAAGTCTATGGAGCGGAGACGTTGCTTAGATGGAATAGCCCTGACGGCACAACCATTCAACCGGGGGAGTTTATCCCGCTGGCGGAGGAAACGGGACTCATCGTTCCGATCGGGCAATGGGTGCTGGAGCAGGCTTGCGTGGAATGCAAGCGGTGGATACACGCGGGGATGCCTTCACTGGTCATTTCGGTGAACATTTCGGCGTTGCAATTTCAACAGGATGATTTTCCGGAGATCGTACGGAACGTTCTCCGGAATACGGGAATCGAACCGTTTAACCTCTGCTTGGAAATAACGGAGCATACGGCGGTTCAGAATCTGGAACATAGCATTCGAATGCTGGGCGAGTTAGTGAGCATCGGAGTGAAGATCGCCATAGACGACTTCGGAATCGGACAGTCTTCGTTGCTGTGGCTTAAGAAGCTGCCGGTACATATCGTTAAGATCGATCCCTCGTTTATTTTGAATATGATAGAGGATTCCGACGATGACGCGATAGCTAAAGCGGTAATCGAAATGTCGCACAGCTTGGGATTATCGGTAACCGCGGAGGGAGTCGAAACGGAAAGGCAGCTCGAGCGGCTGCAGCAATTGCAATGCGATAGAATTCAAGGCTTCTTCACGGGACGCCCGATGACATCGGATCAATTCATTGCTTATTTTCTGGAGATCTCCAGTTGGATGAACGAGTAG
- a CDS encoding cytochrome c biogenesis protein CcdC, producing MDSSVYVIALLVAALIIWRRARGMYRPIRGNGVRLMLPLLFLVPSLFLIVNPKAHAPAWEWGAALAVGCLLSLPLIFTTNFERRDDQQIYAVKNMGFFIAFIGVIVVRFVIRDHLDGLDSETVAALFMVLLIGYVIPWRVVSFLKFRKLYSSQPQTNVAK from the coding sequence ATGGATTCTTCTGTATATGTTATAGCGTTATTGGTTGCGGCATTGATTATATGGCGGAGAGCGCGTGGAATGTATCGGCCGATTCGCGGAAACGGAGTCCGGCTGATGCTTCCGTTATTGTTCCTGGTACCTAGTTTGTTTCTGATCGTCAATCCGAAGGCTCATGCTCCGGCATGGGAATGGGGGGCGGCACTGGCGGTGGGATGCCTGCTTTCCTTGCCGTTGATTTTCACGACCAACTTCGAGCGCAGGGACGACCAACAAATCTATGCAGTCAAAAATATGGGGTTCTTCATCGCTTTCATAGGCGTAATAGTCGTCCGCTTCGTCATTAGAGATCACTTGGACGGTCTAGATTCAGAGACGGTGGCTGCGCTATTCATGGTGCTGTTAATCGGGTACGTGATCCCGTGGAGGGTCGTATCTTTCCTTAAATTCCGTAAGCTTTACTCGAGTCAACCGCAAACAAACGTTGCGAAATAA
- a CDS encoding AAA family ATPase, whose translation MPVIVWINGAFGSGKTQTAAELHRRTDRSFVYDPENAGYFIRKNVPPHLRHDDFQDDPLWREFNYSMLKRLDREYDGMIIAPMTLVNPQYFNEIVGRLRDEGVVLHHFALCASKETLKKRLGKRGEGNGSWAVRQIDRCIEGLAGAKMQHRIDTDGLTISDNVELIASLAHIDLLPDHRGKARKAVDRWITQAKHFRFFG comes from the coding sequence ATTCCGGTGATCGTATGGATCAACGGCGCATTCGGCTCTGGAAAGACCCAGACGGCGGCGGAATTACATAGAAGAACGGACCGTTCCTTCGTCTACGATCCCGAGAATGCGGGTTATTTTATCCGGAAGAATGTCCCTCCGCATCTCCGTCACGATGACTTTCAAGATGATCCGTTATGGCGTGAATTTAATTATTCCATGCTGAAGCGTCTGGATCGCGAATATGACGGAATGATTATTGCGCCTATGACATTAGTAAACCCTCAATATTTCAATGAAATCGTCGGGAGATTACGCGACGAAGGAGTGGTTCTCCACCACTTTGCCTTATGCGCTTCCAAGGAAACCCTGAAGAAACGTCTCGGAAAACGGGGGGAAGGAAACGGTTCTTGGGCCGTGCGGCAAATAGACAGATGCATCGAAGGGTTGGCGGGGGCGAAGATGCAGCATCGCATCGATACGGATGGCCTAACGATTTCGGACAATGTCGAACTTATCGCGTCGTTAGCGCACATCGATTTGTTGCCGGATCATAGGGGAAAGGCTAGAAAAGCGGTCGATCGATGGATCACGCAGGCTAAGCATTTTCGGTTTTTCGGATAA
- a CDS encoding 2-dehydropantoate 2-reductase, with product MLAETGLVVHSPTGNYEGHPPLLSSGRPGGTFDVAIIASKAYGLPEAFEQLRPYLHSRSVILPFLNGMKHMEQIEAAYPGQPLLGGVARIEATLGEDGSIRHLSPHHLFTYGKFRNFSEDEYEAVRAFLSSISLFVEKPDIERDLWEKYAFINVLSGLTTLFQAPVGDIREAPGGMDTFRRVYTETVNVILRAGGTLSDDYIEKQLLIVGKLSAQSTTSMLRDLQLGLPTESAHIQGYLVELAHRHDCEVPLLEVIHQRLAIYEKTRSGLTQEP from the coding sequence TTGCTTGCGGAAACGGGGCTCGTCGTACACAGTCCCACCGGAAATTATGAAGGTCACCCTCCGCTGCTGTCGAGCGGACGACCGGGAGGAACGTTCGATGTCGCGATCATCGCCTCCAAGGCGTACGGTCTTCCGGAAGCGTTTGAACAACTTAGGCCCTATTTGCATTCCCGATCCGTCATCTTGCCCTTCCTTAACGGAATGAAGCATATGGAGCAAATAGAAGCGGCTTATCCCGGTCAGCCTTTGCTTGGCGGAGTAGCCCGCATCGAAGCAACCTTGGGAGAGGATGGCAGCATACGTCATCTGAGCCCGCACCATCTATTCACCTACGGGAAGTTTCGCAACTTCTCCGAAGATGAGTATGAAGCGGTAAGAGCTTTCTTGTCCTCTATTTCTTTGTTCGTAGAGAAACCGGACATCGAGCGGGACTTGTGGGAAAAGTACGCCTTTATCAACGTCTTATCCGGATTGACGACTTTGTTTCAAGCACCGGTCGGGGACATCCGCGAAGCCCCTGGGGGCATGGATACTTTTAGGCGCGTTTACACCGAGACGGTTAACGTAATTCTGCGCGCAGGGGGAACGTTAAGCGATGATTATATTGAAAAACAACTGCTGATAGTCGGTAAACTGTCCGCACAGAGCACAACTTCCATGTTGCGGGACCTCCAGCTAGGGCTCCCTACCGAGTCGGCGCATATTCAAGGTTACCTTGTAGAGTTAGCTCACCGCCACGATTGCGAGGTCCCTCTTCTGGAGGTCATTCACCAACGTCTCGCGATTTATGAGAAAACGAGGTCAGGCCTTACCCAAGAACCTTAA
- a CDS encoding GNAT family N-acetyltransferase, with the protein MIRIRRYSTADHDHVWRIHLLVISEAGVEPTHKHYHDIFHIEEQYIQDGGDFLVGTNYKGNILAMGGLKKLDDQTAEIKRLRVHPTYQKNGYGQLLLNKLEQRAKDLGFAQIYLDALNNQYGAHKLFEKNGYVKKGPTVIDGFNVIVFEKTLA; encoded by the coding sequence ATGATACGTATCAGACGTTATTCAACGGCGGATCACGACCACGTATGGAGAATTCATTTACTCGTTATTTCGGAAGCCGGGGTGGAACCGACTCATAAGCATTATCACGATATTTTTCATATCGAGGAGCAATACATTCAAGATGGCGGCGATTTTCTTGTCGGCACCAACTATAAAGGAAATATTCTCGCGATGGGCGGGCTCAAGAAACTGGACGATCAGACGGCCGAAATCAAGCGGCTTCGCGTTCATCCCACCTATCAGAAGAACGGATACGGCCAACTGCTTCTGAATAAGCTCGAGCAGCGCGCCAAAGATTTGGGATTCGCTCAAATTTACTTAGACGCTTTGAATAACCAGTATGGCGCCCATAAATTGTTCGAGAAAAACGGGTACGTTAAAAAAGGGCCGACGGTTATCGACGGATTTAACGTGATCGTGTTCGAGAAAACTTTGGCTTGA
- a CDS encoding DUF4179 domain-containing protein → MSNYESLERALQSAGEAHSEIPLPPAELDMRITRGIEQGKKERLRARRLLRRRLWSAAAACLLLMTCVFGIRLSPAFASMLRDIPGMETFVNFIRSSNDRGLGLALDNEFVQPLAISDEYGGISFTVEGMIADENRVVIFYSINSGSDQKLVVLDRLQIKAPDGKELGAMSSYGDIGIEQELPFKGLNKGYVDIQMENGSRVPDAVTLKAQLKLADPDNPAARYEGPDLDATEPSEAVEPARPNDRFYEVTIPIDQSKFAGMKREYHLNQTITVEGQRINFVKATVTPLQVRIEVKSDPANSKEVFGAGDIRLTDENGEQWKSFWSMGNVDDGATIGFESNFFRKPKELYLEGEWFRALDKDKMDVVVDMDRQELIHKPDSLLKLRSITPFGKYKKLTLSMLVDHETDNMMYGGMLESKFKDASGKEYDMADIPGGVISGSSGRGAPNEQESYYYLNDEDYEQPLAFRVYQYPSYIRQPYKIQIK, encoded by the coding sequence TTGTCGAATTATGAATCCTTGGAGCGGGCGCTTCAATCGGCGGGGGAAGCCCATTCGGAGATTCCGTTACCGCCAGCCGAATTAGATATGCGCATAACACGAGGAATAGAGCAAGGCAAGAAGGAACGACTGAGAGCGAGGCGGCTACTGAGGCGAAGGCTCTGGTCGGCGGCAGCGGCTTGCCTATTGCTAATGACCTGCGTGTTCGGCATTCGGTTATCTCCCGCCTTCGCCTCAATGTTGCGAGATATACCGGGTATGGAGACTTTCGTGAATTTTATCCGCAGCTCGAATGACCGTGGGTTGGGATTGGCGCTCGACAACGAATTCGTTCAGCCTCTTGCGATTTCGGATGAGTACGGAGGAATATCCTTTACGGTCGAAGGAATGATTGCCGACGAGAACAGGGTGGTTATTTTTTACTCGATCAATAGCGGTTCCGATCAAAAGCTCGTGGTGCTGGATCGACTGCAAATAAAGGCTCCGGATGGAAAGGAGTTGGGCGCTATGAGCAGTTACGGGGACATAGGCATAGAGCAAGAGTTGCCATTCAAAGGTTTGAATAAAGGCTATGTGGATATTCAGATGGAAAATGGTTCGCGAGTTCCGGATGCCGTTACTCTGAAAGCCCAACTAAAACTAGCGGATCCGGACAATCCTGCGGCAAGGTATGAAGGTCCGGATTTAGATGCGACCGAGCCTTCCGAAGCGGTCGAGCCAGCAAGACCGAACGATCGCTTCTACGAAGTAACCATTCCGATCGATCAGTCGAAGTTCGCGGGCATGAAGCGAGAGTATCATCTGAATCAGACCATTACCGTAGAGGGGCAACGAATCAACTTCGTCAAAGCGACCGTCACGCCGTTGCAGGTGAGGATAGAAGTTAAGTCCGATCCCGCGAATAGTAAGGAAGTGTTCGGTGCGGGCGACATTCGGTTGACGGACGAGAACGGCGAACAATGGAAATCGTTCTGGAGTATGGGGAATGTTGACGATGGCGCGACCATTGGTTTCGAGAGCAATTTTTTTCGTAAGCCCAAGGAGCTATATCTCGAAGGAGAATGGTTCCGCGCGTTGGATAAGGATAAGATGGACGTCGTGGTCGATATGGATCGGCAGGAGCTCATTCACAAGCCCGATTCCTTGCTCAAGCTTAGAAGCATAACGCCATTCGGAAAATATAAGAAGCTGACATTATCGATGTTGGTGGATCATGAGACGGATAATATGATGTACGGCGGCATGTTGGAGTCAAAATTCAAGGATGCTTCCGGCAAAGAATACGATATGGCTGACATTCCGGGCGGCGTCATTTCAGGGTCGAGCGGGAGGGGGGCGCCAAACGAGCAGGAAAGCTATTACTACTTGAATGATGAGGATTATGAGCAGCCGCTTGCTTTCCGAGTTTATCAGTATCCGAGTTATATTCGCCAGCCTTACAAAATTCAAATTAAATAA
- a CDS encoding sigma-70 family RNA polymerase sigma factor has product METDQLVRAAQQGDDEAFFFLISSEKERLYKIAYSYLRNEEEALDALQETTCRAYGKLRALKEPRYFATWLIRILIHYCIDEQKRKRKRKTFSDIRHPDQIQQNQSSVDDRMELEKAIEKLDPRYRHVIILKYYQDMTLTEIARLLEKPEGTVKTWLHKALEQLRAQVGREGGGEIVEL; this is encoded by the coding sequence ATGGAAACAGATCAGCTAGTCCGAGCGGCGCAGCAAGGCGACGATGAAGCCTTTTTCTTCCTGATTAGCTCCGAGAAAGAGCGACTCTATAAGATAGCCTATTCTTATCTGAGGAACGAGGAGGAAGCGCTGGATGCCTTGCAAGAGACGACATGCCGGGCATATGGGAAGTTGCGTGCGTTGAAAGAGCCGCGTTATTTCGCGACATGGCTTATTCGAATATTGATCCATTATTGCATCGATGAGCAGAAACGGAAGCGGAAGCGGAAAACATTTTCTGATATCCGTCATCCCGACCAGATTCAACAGAATCAAAGCTCCGTAGACGATAGGATGGAGCTCGAGAAGGCGATCGAGAAGCTTGATCCTCGGTACCGGCACGTTATTATTTTGAAATATTATCAGGATATGACGTTGACCGAGATCGCCCGATTGTTGGAGAAGCCCGAAGGAACCGTGAAAACATGGCTGCACAAAGCTCTTGAGCAACTGCGAGCCCAAGTCGGAAGGGAAGGGGGCGGCGAAATTGTCGAATTATGA